The following proteins come from a genomic window of Streptomyces sp. Sge12:
- a CDS encoding lysophospholipid acyltransferase family protein yields MSENMADVIEVLDAAGVELKNVKRLLGNAGEAAWDQLLDWLVDDWFRVDVLGLENIPADGPAVVVANHSGAWGLDAFVLHKVFTRSLNRSLHVPASPFLFRVPVIGSYARKKGAIPLDPLLGLEHLNAGELVGVFPEGTAGLEKPFRDRYRLRPFSPGFAVTAVRAGAPVVPVSVIGAEEACPRMGEIPALARLLDLPYFPITPVFPLPSKWLVTIGEPIPAPPRPASFAERAAAAAQLCAASRAAVQDLVDRERRKRDNPFW; encoded by the coding sequence ATGTCGGAAAACATGGCCGATGTGATCGAGGTGCTCGACGCGGCGGGGGTCGAGCTCAAGAACGTGAAGCGGCTGCTCGGGAACGCCGGGGAGGCGGCCTGGGACCAGCTTCTCGACTGGCTCGTCGACGACTGGTTCCGGGTGGACGTCCTCGGGCTGGAGAACATTCCGGCCGACGGACCGGCGGTCGTCGTCGCCAATCATTCGGGAGCCTGGGGCCTCGACGCCTTCGTCCTCCACAAGGTGTTCACCCGCAGCCTGAACCGGTCCCTGCACGTTCCCGCGTCCCCCTTTCTTTTCCGGGTCCCGGTCATCGGTTCGTACGCCCGCAAGAAGGGCGCCATTCCCCTCGATCCGCTGCTCGGACTGGAACACCTGAACGCCGGTGAACTCGTCGGGGTGTTTCCCGAAGGCACCGCCGGACTCGAGAAGCCCTTTCGCGATCGATACCGGCTCCGCCCGTTCAGTCCCGGCTTCGCGGTCACCGCGGTACGGGCCGGCGCCCCGGTCGTGCCGGTGTCGGTGATCGGCGCCGAGGAGGCCTGTCCGCGGATGGGTGAGATCCCGGCCCTGGCGCGTCTCCTGGACCTGCCCTACTTCCCGATCACCCCGGTCTTCCCGCTGCCCTCGAAGTGGCTCGTCACCATCGGTGAGCCGATCCCCGCGCCGCCCCGGCCCGCGTCCTTTGCCGAACGCGCTGCCGCCGCAGCGCAGTTGTGCGCCGCATCACGGGCCGCGGTGCAGGACCTGGTGGACCGGGAGCGGCGCAAGCGGGACAACCCGTTCTGGTAA
- a CDS encoding acyl carrier protein, protein MTTSAPESVLDVISELLIERFEIPSDEVRAEVPMRDLLTDSLMVVEMAIAVHEVLGVKVEEEELREATLADLVGSVEARRTDR, encoded by the coding sequence GTGACCACTTCCGCGCCGGAATCCGTTCTCGACGTCATCAGCGAACTGCTCATCGAGAGATTCGAAATCCCCTCCGACGAGGTACGGGCCGAGGTGCCGATGCGCGACCTGCTGACCGACTCCCTGATGGTCGTCGAGATGGCGATCGCCGTTCACGAGGTGCTGGGCGTCAAGGTCGAGGAGGAGGAGCTGCGCGAGGCCACCCTCGCCGACCTCGTCGGATCCGTCGAGGCGCGGCGGACGGACCGTTGA
- a CDS encoding glutathione peroxidase, whose protein sequence is MSLYDIPLTTLSDEPTSLAAHKGKVILLVNTASQCGLTPQYSGLARLQFAYEAKGFTVIGVPCNQFGEQEPGTAEDIQTFCAAGFGVTFPMLEKSEVNGEHRHPLYQELVKTPDADGEAGDIQWNFEKFLISPAGEVVARFRPRTEPEAPEVIAAIEAQLPA, encoded by the coding sequence ATGAGCCTGTACGACATCCCGCTGACCACCCTGTCCGACGAGCCCACCAGCCTCGCCGCCCACAAGGGCAAGGTGATCCTCCTGGTGAACACCGCCTCGCAGTGCGGGCTCACCCCGCAGTACTCGGGCCTGGCCCGCCTGCAGTTCGCGTACGAGGCGAAGGGCTTCACGGTCATCGGCGTGCCCTGCAACCAGTTCGGCGAGCAGGAGCCGGGCACCGCCGAGGACATCCAGACCTTCTGCGCGGCCGGTTTCGGCGTCACCTTCCCCATGCTGGAGAAGTCCGAGGTCAACGGCGAGCACCGGCACCCGCTCTACCAGGAGCTGGTGAAGACCCCGGACGCGGACGGCGAGGCCGGGGACATCCAGTGGAACTTCGAGAAGTTCCTGATCTCCCCCGCCGGCGAGGTCGTGGCGCGCTTCCGCCCGCGCACCGAGCCGGAGGCCCCCGAGGTCATCGCCGCGATCGAGGCGCAGCTGCCCGCGTAG
- a CDS encoding winged helix DNA-binding domain-containing protein, translating to MASRTMYPVLGTRALNRATLARQLLLSRAEMSARDAVAHLLGLQAQNVKPPYFQLHARLAGFRPAELAGLMESREAVRMVTMRSTIHTHTAHDALTLRPLVQPARDREVAYFRKGLVGVDLDRLAERARAFVEGEPRTMGEIREELLREWPDADPQSLSVAARCRLPLVQVTPRGVWGRSGQVRLTTVENWLGNPAPEAQPVDEVVLRYLAAFGPASVKDMQTWAGLTRLREAFERLRPTLAVFQDENGVELFDLPDAPRPDADTPAPPRFLPEFDNLLLSHADRTRVVAPEVKGRSWTGNQAHCTLLVDGFLAGLWKLEGTQVTVELFGRVSKAAEAEIVAEGERMVEGMVEGSGEEGGASRGGVRFGAIKS from the coding sequence ATGGCTTCCAGGACGATGTATCCCGTACTCGGCACCCGCGCTCTGAACCGTGCCACGCTCGCCCGTCAATTGCTGCTGAGCCGCGCCGAGATGTCCGCCCGGGACGCCGTCGCGCACCTCCTCGGGCTGCAGGCGCAGAACGTGAAGCCGCCGTACTTCCAGCTGCATGCCCGGCTCGCCGGCTTCCGGCCCGCCGAGCTGGCCGGGCTCATGGAGTCCCGCGAGGCGGTCCGCATGGTCACCATGCGGTCGACGATCCACACGCACACCGCCCACGACGCCCTGACGCTGAGGCCCCTCGTCCAGCCCGCCCGCGACCGGGAGGTCGCCTACTTCCGCAAGGGGCTCGTGGGAGTGGACCTGGACCGGCTGGCGGAGCGCGCCCGTGCCTTCGTCGAGGGCGAGCCGCGCACCATGGGCGAGATCCGCGAGGAACTGCTCCGGGAGTGGCCCGACGCCGACCCGCAGTCCCTGTCCGTGGCAGCGCGCTGCCGGCTGCCCCTGGTCCAGGTCACGCCCCGCGGGGTGTGGGGGCGCAGCGGCCAGGTCCGGCTCACCACCGTGGAGAACTGGCTCGGGAACCCCGCACCCGAGGCGCAGCCCGTGGACGAGGTCGTGCTGCGCTACCTCGCCGCCTTCGGGCCGGCCTCCGTCAAGGACATGCAGACCTGGGCGGGACTGACCCGGCTGCGCGAGGCCTTCGAACGACTGCGCCCGACCCTGGCCGTCTTCCAGGACGAGAACGGGGTGGAGCTCTTCGACCTTCCCGACGCCCCCCGCCCCGATGCGGACACCCCCGCGCCGCCGCGCTTCCTGCCGGAATTCGACAATCTGCTGCTCTCGCACGCCGACCGCACCCGCGTGGTCGCCCCCGAGGTGAAGGGGCGTTCGTGGACCGGCAACCAGGCGCACTGCACCCTGCTCGTGGACGGGTTCCTCGCCGGTCTGTGGAAGCTGGAGGGGACGCAGGTCACCGTCGAGCTGTTCGGCCGGGTGTCGAAGGCGGCCGAGGCGGAGATCGTCGCCGAGGGGGAGCGGATGGTGGAGGGGATGGTGGAAGGGAGCGGGGAAGAGGGTGGTGCCTCCCGTGGGGGTGTGCGGTTCGGGGCGATCAAGTCCTGA
- the gcl gene encoding glyoxylate carboligase, translating into MPRMTAAAAAVEILKLEGVEQAFGVPGAAINPFYRELKNVGGIAHTLARHVEGASHMAEGYTRAKAGNIGVCIGTSGPAGTDMITGLYSAIADSIPILCITGQAPVSKLHKEDFQAVDIASIAKPVTKKATTVLEAAQVPGVFQEAFHLMRSGRPGPVLIDLPIDVQLTEIEFDPETYSPLPVYKPQATRAQAAKALQFLLESERPLIVAGGGIINADASDLLVEFAELVNVPVISTLMGWGTIPDDHELAAGMVGVQTAHRYGNATFLESDFVLGIGNRWANRHTGYNLDAYTKGRKFVHVDIEPTQLGKIFAPDFGIASDAKAALELFIEIAKELKAEGKLPDFSAWTASAQDRKATLQRRTHFDNIPLKPQRVYEEMNKAFGPETRYVTTIGLSQIAAAQFLHVYRPRNWINCGQAGPLGWTIPAAIGAATAEPETPIVALSGDYDFQFMIEELAVAAQHKVPYVHVLVNNAYLGLIRQAQGGLGINFEVNLEFENINTPELGVYGVDHVKVAEGLGVKAIRVTDPDKLGEAFEQAKKLAQEFQVPVVVEAILERITNIAMSKTVDMSDVTEFEELATEPGHAPTAIKALQV; encoded by the coding sequence ATGCCTCGTATGACAGCCGCCGCCGCTGCAGTGGAGATCCTCAAGCTCGAGGGTGTCGAACAAGCGTTCGGTGTCCCCGGTGCTGCGATCAACCCGTTCTACCGAGAGCTCAAGAACGTGGGCGGCATCGCGCACACGCTGGCCCGCCACGTCGAGGGCGCGTCGCACATGGCCGAGGGCTACACCCGTGCCAAGGCGGGCAACATCGGTGTCTGCATCGGCACTTCGGGCCCGGCCGGCACCGACATGATCACCGGTCTGTACTCGGCCATCGCGGACTCGATCCCGATCCTGTGCATCACCGGTCAGGCCCCGGTCTCGAAGCTCCACAAGGAGGACTTCCAGGCCGTCGACATCGCCTCGATCGCCAAGCCCGTCACGAAGAAGGCCACGACCGTCCTGGAGGCCGCGCAGGTCCCGGGCGTGTTCCAGGAGGCCTTCCACCTGATGCGCTCCGGCCGTCCGGGCCCGGTCCTGATCGACCTGCCGATCGACGTCCAGCTGACCGAGATCGAGTTCGACCCGGAGACCTACTCCCCGCTGCCGGTCTACAAGCCGCAGGCCACCCGCGCCCAGGCCGCCAAGGCCCTGCAGTTCCTGCTGGAGTCGGAGCGCCCGCTGATCGTCGCCGGTGGCGGCATCATCAACGCCGACGCCTCCGACCTGCTGGTCGAGTTCGCGGAGCTGGTGAACGTCCCCGTCATCTCCACCCTGATGGGCTGGGGCACCATCCCGGACGACCACGAGCTGGCCGCCGGCATGGTCGGTGTGCAGACCGCGCACCGCTACGGCAACGCCACGTTCCTCGAGTCGGACTTCGTCCTCGGCATCGGCAACCGCTGGGCCAACCGCCACACCGGCTACAACCTCGACGCGTACACCAAGGGCCGCAAGTTCGTCCACGTCGACATCGAGCCCACCCAGCTCGGCAAGATCTTCGCCCCGGACTTCGGCATCGCCTCCGACGCCAAGGCCGCGCTGGAGCTCTTCATCGAGATCGCCAAGGAGCTCAAGGCCGAGGGCAAGCTGCCGGACTTCTCCGCCTGGACCGCCTCCGCGCAGGACCGCAAGGCGACCCTGCAGCGCCGCACGCACTTCGACAACATCCCCCTGAAGCCGCAGCGCGTCTACGAGGAGATGAACAAGGCCTTCGGCCCGGAGACCCGCTACGTCACCACCATCGGCCTCTCCCAGATCGCGGCCGCGCAGTTCCTGCACGTCTACCGGCCGCGCAACTGGATCAACTGCGGCCAGGCCGGCCCGCTCGGCTGGACCATCCCGGCCGCCATCGGCGCCGCCACTGCGGAGCCGGAGACCCCGATCGTCGCGCTCTCGGGCGACTACGACTTCCAGTTCATGATCGAGGAGCTGGCGGTCGCCGCCCAGCACAAGGTCCCCTACGTCCACGTCCTCGTGAACAACGCCTACCTCGGCCTGATCCGCCAGGCGCAGGGCGGCCTGGGCATCAACTTCGAGGTCAACCTCGAGTTCGAGAACATCAACACCCCCGAGCTGGGCGTGTACGGCGTCGACCACGTCAAGGTCGCCGAGGGCCTGGGCGTCAAGGCCATCCGCGTCACCGACCCGGACAAGCTGGGCGAGGCCTTCGAGCAGGCCAAGAAGCTGGCCCAGGAGTTCCAGGTCCCGGTCGTCGTCGAGGCCATCCTGGAGCGCATCACCAACATCGCGATGAGCAAGACGGTCGACATGAGCGACGTCACCGAGTTCGAGGAGCTCGCGACGGAGCCGGGCCACGCCCCGACCGCGATCAAGGCCCTGCAGGTCTGA
- a CDS encoding SMI1/KNR4 family protein codes for MTPTDDRQFPAALATAMAVPFDYADGKTGVDFEPFPAFLSAADTTDWFQAWTGNTEVDGSDFLVFGQDGTGGYAAFWIVRPSRPLAEQPVVFLGSEGETGVVARDLGDFLWLLADGFGPWEAATSYEPDWKARPNPEFAAIAEGFAPHRRRSAAAVIALAAQEFPAFDDTIMGLCH; via the coding sequence GTGACGCCCACCGATGACCGACAGTTCCCCGCCGCGCTCGCCACTGCGATGGCCGTGCCCTTTGACTACGCCGACGGGAAGACCGGGGTCGACTTCGAGCCCTTCCCGGCCTTCCTGTCCGCTGCCGACACCACCGACTGGTTCCAGGCGTGGACCGGGAACACCGAAGTGGACGGCAGCGACTTCCTCGTGTTCGGACAGGACGGCACGGGCGGGTACGCGGCGTTCTGGATCGTCCGCCCGAGCCGGCCACTGGCCGAGCAGCCCGTCGTCTTCCTCGGGTCCGAGGGCGAGACCGGTGTCGTCGCCCGCGACCTCGGCGACTTCCTGTGGCTCCTCGCCGACGGCTTCGGCCCCTGGGAGGCCGCCACCTCGTACGAGCCCGACTGGAAGGCGCGCCCCAACCCGGAGTTCGCAGCCATCGCCGAAGGATTCGCACCGCACCGGCGCCGGTCGGCGGCAGCCGTGATCGCGCTGGCGGCCCAGGAGTTCCCCGCCTTCGACGACACCATCATGGGGCTCTGCCACTGA
- a CDS encoding magnesium and cobalt transport protein CorA, protein MSERPDHRPSPSAGKRAGRRHPASPPAGPPSAPQPAPAATTAPPNHRSVIDSAVYRDGRRIASPATLADTFRRLREEPDGMAWIGLHRPTEPELHSLAAEFNLHELAVEDALEAHQRPKLERYGDTLFVVLRAARYLDAQEEVDFAELHIFVGPDFLITVRHGDAPDLSAVRRRMEANPDLLSLGPEAALYAILDAVVDGYAPVVEGVQTDIDEIETEVFRGDPAVSRRIYELSREMVEFQRATRPLVGMLHGLMAGFAKYGTDEELQRYLRDVADHVTHTSERVDGFRQALTDILTVNATLVSQQQNAEMRALAEAGFEQNEEIKKISAWAAILFAPTLVGTIYGMNFETMPELHWAAGYPFAVLLMAVVCVSLYVIFKKRDWL, encoded by the coding sequence ATGTCGGAGCGTCCAGACCACCGCCCCTCGCCGTCCGCCGGGAAGCGCGCGGGCCGGCGCCACCCCGCCTCACCTCCGGCGGGACCGCCGTCCGCCCCGCAGCCCGCACCGGCGGCGACCACCGCTCCCCCGAACCACCGCAGCGTGATCGACTCGGCCGTCTACCGCGACGGCCGCCGGATCGCCTCCCCCGCCACCCTGGCCGACACCTTCCGCCGGCTGCGGGAGGAGCCCGACGGGATGGCCTGGATCGGCCTGCACCGGCCAACGGAGCCCGAACTCCATTCCCTTGCCGCCGAGTTCAACCTCCACGAACTGGCGGTCGAGGACGCCCTCGAAGCCCACCAGCGTCCGAAGCTGGAACGCTACGGCGACACCCTCTTCGTCGTCCTGCGGGCCGCCCGCTACCTGGACGCCCAGGAAGAGGTCGACTTCGCCGAGCTGCACATCTTCGTCGGCCCGGACTTCCTGATCACGGTCCGCCACGGCGACGCCCCGGACCTCTCGGCGGTCCGCCGCCGCATGGAGGCGAACCCGGACCTCCTCTCGCTCGGCCCGGAGGCGGCCCTGTACGCCATCCTCGACGCGGTGGTCGACGGCTACGCCCCGGTCGTCGAGGGCGTCCAGACCGACATCGACGAGATCGAGACGGAGGTCTTCCGCGGCGATCCGGCGGTGTCCCGCCGCATCTACGAACTCTCCCGAGAAATGGTCGAGTTCCAGCGCGCCACCCGCCCCCTGGTCGGCATGCTCCACGGCCTGATGGCGGGCTTCGCGAAGTACGGCACGGACGAGGAACTCCAGCGCTACCTCCGCGACGTGGCCGACCACGTGACGCACACGAGCGAACGCGTGGACGGCTTCCGCCAGGCCCTGACGGACATCCTGACGGTCAACGCCACCCTGGTCTCCCAGCAGCAGAACGCCGAAATGCGCGCCTTGGCCGAGGCCGGCTTCGAACAGAACGAGGAGATCAAAAAAATCTCCGCCTGGGCGGCCATCCTCTTCGCCCCCACCCTGGTCGGCACCATCTACGGCATGAACTTCGAGACCATGCCGGAACTCCACTGGGCGGCGGGCTACCCCTTCGCGGTCCTCCTGATGGCGGTCGTCTGCGTGAGCCTGTACGTCATCTTCAAGAAGCGCGACTGGCTGTAG
- a CDS encoding beta-ketoacyl-ACP synthase 3, with translation MRTAVLAGLGGYVPPRVLTNAELCGGRSLGDEWIRERIGVAGRRIADGEATVDLAVRAGRHALTAAGADRADAVVLATISPDRLLPAGAPEVAARLGLGGVAAFDLASGCSGFLYGLGVASSMIGGGACDSVLVVASDVFSAFLDPRDWLTSAIFGDGAGAVLLRAGVAGTPGAFGPFDLGSDGTQADLLEVPGGGARARKRMLAEPGGEEPSPYFRMDGPAVRKQAVVGMCDSVTRALGRAGWSLGELDVVVAHQANQRILDGITDELGLAPGQVLSHIETYGNAAAASVPVLLAQAAAAGTLVPGQRVALTAYGAGLAWGSTTLVWPEVRAVTEGG, from the coding sequence ATGCGGACAGCGGTCCTGGCCGGCCTCGGCGGATACGTACCGCCGCGCGTCCTGACCAACGCCGAGCTGTGCGGGGGAAGGTCCCTCGGCGACGAGTGGATCCGCGAGCGCATCGGGGTGGCCGGTCGGCGCATCGCCGACGGCGAGGCCACCGTCGACCTGGCCGTACGGGCGGGCCGGCACGCGCTGACGGCCGCCGGCGCGGACCGGGCCGATGCGGTCGTCCTGGCGACCATCTCCCCGGACCGGCTCCTTCCGGCCGGGGCGCCGGAGGTCGCGGCGAGGCTGGGGCTGGGCGGCGTAGCGGCGTTCGACCTGGCATCGGGCTGCAGCGGGTTCCTGTACGGCCTGGGCGTGGCCTCCTCGATGATCGGCGGCGGTGCCTGCGACAGCGTGCTCGTGGTCGCCTCGGACGTGTTCAGCGCCTTCCTCGATCCGCGGGACTGGCTGACGTCGGCCATCTTCGGCGACGGGGCCGGCGCCGTGCTGCTGCGGGCGGGAGTCGCGGGCACGCCGGGGGCGTTCGGGCCGTTCGACCTGGGCAGCGACGGAACGCAGGCCGACCTGCTGGAGGTGCCGGGCGGTGGAGCGCGGGCCCGGAAGCGGATGCTGGCGGAGCCGGGCGGGGAGGAGCCCTCGCCGTACTTCCGGATGGACGGGCCGGCCGTGCGCAAGCAGGCGGTCGTCGGGATGTGCGATTCGGTGACGCGGGCCCTCGGCCGGGCGGGGTGGTCGCTCGGCGAGCTGGACGTGGTGGTCGCCCACCAGGCCAACCAGCGCATCCTGGACGGCATCACCGACGAGCTGGGCCTGGCTCCCGGACAGGTGCTGTCGCACATCGAGACGTACGGGAACGCCGCCGCGGCCTCGGTTCCCGTACTGCTGGCGCAGGCGGCCGCCGCCGGGACCCTGGTGCCCGGGCAGCGGGTCGCGCTCACCGCGTACGGGGCCGGGCTGGCCTGGGGATCGACCACGCTGGTCTGGCCCGAGGTACGGGCGGTGACCGAGGGCGGATGA
- a CDS encoding beta-ketoacyl-[acyl-carrier-protein] synthase family protein encodes MTRRPEAVVTGLGLVTAAGADRESTWSAVRAGRSTAAPDPALDGLPFALSCRVPELDHPVLRQRGSARLDPVDRFGLAAVAQALDHAGLDPLDWDGSRVAVVTGGGLGGARTQEAAAARLVERGPEFVSPYFLTGYLGNMVCANIALRFGVTGPTLSTSTACASGTTALGLARDLLASGQCDIAIVCGAEAPVTRLNVTGFAQLGALSGTGSRPFDAARDGFVIAEGAGALVLERPAHAAARTARPLARLIGYAASTDAHHLVAPHPEGRGAEQAVRAALADAGVAPEDVGHVNAHGTATRQNDDIEAAVLRRVLPHRPPVTSAKGTLGHTLGAAGAIEAALTVLALAENTVPPIAGLRENDTGMDIDLVRRTARNHPSPVAISNSFGFGGHNAVAVLARA; translated from the coding sequence TTGACCCGGCGCCCCGAGGCCGTCGTGACCGGGCTCGGCCTGGTCACGGCGGCCGGGGCCGATCGGGAGAGCACCTGGTCGGCCGTCCGCGCCGGGCGCTCCACCGCCGCCCCCGACCCCGCCCTGGACGGCCTGCCGTTCGCCCTCAGCTGCCGGGTCCCCGAGCTGGACCACCCGGTCCTGCGCCAGCGGGGCTCGGCCCGGCTGGACCCGGTGGACCGCTTCGGCCTGGCGGCCGTCGCACAGGCCCTCGACCACGCCGGACTCGATCCGCTGGACTGGGACGGCAGCAGGGTCGCCGTCGTCACCGGCGGCGGCCTGGGCGGGGCGCGCACGCAGGAGGCCGCGGCGGCTCGACTGGTCGAGCGGGGGCCGGAGTTCGTCTCCCCGTACTTCCTCACCGGCTATCTGGGCAACATGGTGTGCGCCAATATCGCCCTGCGCTTCGGGGTGACCGGTCCGACCCTGTCCACCTCCACGGCCTGCGCCTCGGGCACCACCGCCCTCGGCCTCGCCCGGGACCTGCTGGCGTCCGGACAGTGCGACATCGCGATCGTCTGCGGCGCGGAGGCACCCGTCACCCGGCTCAACGTGACCGGGTTCGCCCAGCTGGGCGCCCTGTCCGGCACCGGATCACGGCCGTTCGACGCCGCCCGCGACGGCTTCGTCATCGCCGAGGGCGCCGGCGCACTGGTCCTGGAACGCCCCGCCCACGCCGCGGCCCGGACGGCCCGGCCGCTCGCCCGCCTGATCGGCTACGCGGCTTCCACCGACGCCCACCACCTGGTGGCTCCGCACCCGGAGGGCCGCGGCGCCGAACAGGCCGTGCGCGCCGCGCTCGCGGACGCGGGCGTAGCCCCCGAGGACGTCGGCCACGTCAACGCGCACGGCACGGCGACCCGGCAGAACGACGACATCGAGGCCGCCGTCCTGCGGCGCGTCCTTCCACACCGCCCACCCGTCACCTCGGCCAAGGGCACCCTCGGCCACACCCTCGGGGCCGCGGGCGCCATCGAGGCGGCCCTGACCGTCCTGGCCCTGGCCGAGAACACGGTCCCGCCGATCGCCGGGCTGCGCGAGAACGACACCGGCATGGACATCGACCTCGTGAGACGCACGGCCAGGAACCACCCGTCCCCGGTCGCGATCAGCAACTCCTTCGGCTTCGGCGGCCACAACGCCGTGGCGGTCCTCGCCCGCGCCTGA
- a CDS encoding AMP-binding protein, translated as MTTESTRDSATAQFLAARDFLLERRGDYEAAHAGFTWPRPQRFNWALDWFDHIAAGNDADALRIVEEDGSSRSLTFAELAVRSGRTANWLRDQGVAPGDRILVMLGNQRELWEVMLGAMKLRAVVIPATPLLGPADLRDRVERGQVRHVIARAEDTAKFDEVPGDYTRIAAGDHDRAPGGWLRLADAEAADGDFTPHGETLATDPLMLYFTSGTTDRPKLVEHTHASYPIGHLSTMYWLGLRPGDVHLNIASPGWAKHAWSNLFAPWNAGATVFVHNYTRFDPERLMAEMDRHGVTTFCAPPTVWRMLIQSDLSALARPPREAVAAGEPLNPEVIEKVRAAWGVTIRDGFGQTETTLQVGNFPGVPVKPGSMGRPAPGYEIVLLDPVTCKESADEGELCVDLRTRPAGVTTGYRDDPRRTAEAMADGLYRTGDIAARDADGYLTYVGRSDDVFKASDYKISPFELESALLEHEAVAEAAVVPAPDELRLAVPKAYITLAGGWEPGPETARVLFEHSRAVLSPYKRIRRIEFGELPKTVSGKIRRVELRELTAAGSAAEYVEADLG; from the coding sequence ATGACGACCGAAAGTACGCGGGACAGCGCCACCGCCCAGTTCCTGGCCGCGCGGGACTTCCTCCTGGAACGCCGCGGCGACTACGAGGCCGCACACGCCGGATTCACCTGGCCCCGCCCCCAGCGCTTCAACTGGGCGCTGGACTGGTTCGACCACATCGCCGCCGGGAACGACGCCGACGCCCTGCGCATCGTCGAGGAGGACGGCAGCAGCCGGAGCCTCACCTTCGCGGAACTCGCCGTACGGTCCGGCCGCACCGCCAACTGGCTCCGCGACCAGGGCGTCGCGCCCGGCGACCGGATCCTGGTCATGCTCGGCAATCAGCGCGAGCTGTGGGAGGTGATGCTCGGCGCGATGAAACTGCGCGCCGTCGTCATCCCCGCCACCCCGCTGCTCGGCCCGGCCGACCTGCGCGACCGGGTCGAGCGGGGCCAGGTCCGCCACGTCATCGCGCGGGCCGAGGACACCGCCAAGTTCGACGAGGTGCCGGGCGACTACACCCGGATCGCCGCGGGGGACCACGACCGGGCCCCCGGCGGCTGGCTGCGGCTCGCGGACGCGGAGGCCGCCGACGGCGATTTCACGCCACACGGCGAGACCCTCGCCACCGACCCACTGATGCTGTACTTCACCTCCGGCACCACCGACCGCCCCAAGCTCGTCGAGCACACGCACGCCTCGTACCCCATCGGGCACCTCTCCACCATGTACTGGCTCGGGCTGCGCCCCGGCGACGTGCACCTCAACATCGCCTCGCCCGGTTGGGCCAAGCACGCCTGGTCCAACCTCTTCGCCCCGTGGAACGCCGGAGCCACCGTCTTCGTCCACAACTACACCCGCTTCGACCCCGAACGGCTGATGGCCGAGATGGACCGGCACGGCGTGACCACCTTCTGCGCCCCGCCCACCGTGTGGCGGATGCTGATCCAGTCCGACCTCAGCGCCCTGGCCAGGCCCCCGCGTGAGGCCGTCGCCGCCGGGGAGCCGCTCAACCCGGAGGTCATCGAGAAGGTCCGCGCCGCCTGGGGCGTCACCATCCGCGACGGCTTCGGCCAGACGGAGACCACCCTCCAGGTCGGGAACTTCCCCGGGGTGCCCGTCAAGCCCGGCTCCATGGGCCGCCCGGCGCCCGGCTACGAGATCGTGCTGCTCGACCCGGTCACCTGCAAGGAGTCCGCCGACGAGGGCGAGCTCTGCGTGGACCTGCGCACCCGGCCCGCCGGCGTGACCACCGGCTACCGCGACGATCCGCGGCGCACCGCCGAGGCCATGGCGGACGGCCTCTACCGCACCGGTGACATCGCCGCGCGCGACGCCGACGGGTACCTCACCTACGTCGGGCGCTCCGACGACGTCTTCAAGGCCTCGGACTACAAGATCAGCCCGTTCGAGCTGGAGAGCGCCCTGCTGGAGCACGAGGCGGTGGCCGAGGCGGCGGTGGTCCCGGCCCCGGACGAGCTGCGGCTGGCGGTCCCGAAGGCGTACATCACGCTCGCCGGCGGCTGGGAGCCCGGGCCGGAGACGGCCCGGGTGCTGTTCGAGCACTCCCGGGCGGTGCTGTCCCCGTACAAGAGGATCCGCCGCATCGAGTTCGGTGAGCTCCCGAAGACCGTGTCCGGCAAGATCCGCCGGGTGGAGCTGCGGGAGCTCACCGCGGCCGGGTCGGCGGCGGAGTACGTCGAGGCCGACCTCGGCTGA